From Hymenobacter sedentarius, a single genomic window includes:
- a CDS encoding PAS domain-containing hybrid sensor histidine kinase/response regulator yields MTADDLSLLPDDPAELRALLLAERARCAEAQAEAARLRTAGRIPQFNPNPVLRLNAAGELLYANPAAAMLADELQATGPSRVRPQLMQAAMQALRSSEKLQRDLLANGLQFLLFAVPVPEEGVAMLYLTDVTAQRQAEQETREQREFYETILAHLPAVVTVLDPDQRYRYVNPYAEPDPALRKARAGQNFADHCANVGLPPALAVRRRRLFERAVTNREVVSWEERWPGPTGEIAIYWQCYYQPIFGADGVLREMMCYGLDITNRRQAEARSRQSEAQALAQQTFTNLVLDLNPNLIWVRDAEGRTMFENAEMVALRSRARQLANTDSMEAALSKEEIETSVRADQQVLQTGEQLTIQTSVKLANGEVRWYQTVRCPLVLADGTAQVLGVSTDITDLKNAQHAAEAAATSRENFLANMSHEIRTPLNGVLGMTNLLVKTGLNEQQRNYTAIIQHSGRHLLNVVNDVLDMAKITSGKLDLEQSAFNLCDSMGKAAEPLVIQAQEKGIRVVGTLLRDSCPLPWVVGDSYRLNQILINLLSNAIKFTPSGGTVSVGGYFVSETEDTLTTEFRVTDSGIGIAPDKLESIFQEFTQAYADTTRQFGGTGLGLSISRALVAQMGGRLTVQSQYGQGSSFSFITTLPKASAEARRTAMAPIVPVQEAAVRGRRVLLVEDNPVNREVAQLLLESHGVIVDEAASGVEALVLFEQSRYDVILMDIQMPGMNGLEATAHIRAYPDAARAATPILALTANAFRADAEKYAAAGMNDTLSKPFDEAELLSKLASLISGANGPLVELPRPNSRPDAPSTEAPAPPSEPAATPDASPAAAPPEEKPPFDLALLHQTARGNTAFMNRILTSFRTNTPGSVADLRAAQAAGNWPTAAAVAHKLRPSLQLLGAAGLAPWLQCLEAATSSDAERQSAAGQLALALEELLRVLPMEVPA; encoded by the coding sequence ATGACAGCTGATGACCTCTCGCTCCTGCCGGACGACCCGGCCGAACTCCGCGCCCTGCTCCTGGCCGAACGAGCCCGCTGTGCCGAGGCGCAGGCCGAGGCGGCCCGGCTGCGCACCGCTGGCCGCATCCCCCAGTTCAATCCCAACCCGGTTTTGCGGCTAAATGCTGCCGGGGAACTGCTTTATGCTAACCCGGCGGCGGCCATGCTGGCCGATGAGCTGCAAGCCACAGGGCCCTCGCGGGTGCGCCCGCAGCTGATGCAGGCGGCCATGCAAGCGCTGCGCAGCAGCGAGAAGCTGCAACGCGACTTGCTGGCCAACGGCCTGCAGTTTCTACTGTTTGCGGTGCCGGTGCCGGAAGAGGGCGTTGCCATGCTGTACCTCACCGACGTGACCGCGCAGCGGCAGGCCGAGCAGGAAACCCGCGAGCAGCGTGAGTTCTACGAAACCATTCTGGCCCACTTGCCGGCCGTGGTGACGGTGCTCGACCCCGACCAGCGCTACCGCTACGTGAACCCCTATGCCGAACCCGACCCGGCGCTGCGGAAGGCGCGGGCTGGGCAGAATTTTGCCGACCACTGCGCCAACGTGGGGCTGCCTCCCGCGCTGGCCGTGCGCCGGCGCCGCCTGTTTGAGCGCGCGGTGACCAACCGCGAGGTGGTGAGCTGGGAAGAGCGCTGGCCGGGGCCCACCGGCGAAATCGCCATTTATTGGCAGTGTTATTACCAGCCCATCTTTGGGGCCGATGGGGTGCTGCGGGAAATGATGTGCTACGGCCTCGACATCACCAACCGGCGCCAGGCCGAGGCGCGCTCCCGCCAGAGCGAGGCCCAGGCGCTGGCCCAGCAAACGTTCACCAACCTGGTGCTGGACCTCAACCCCAACCTGATTTGGGTGCGCGACGCCGAAGGGCGGACCATGTTTGAGAACGCCGAGATGGTGGCCCTGCGCAGCCGCGCCCGCCAGCTGGCGAACACGGACTCCATGGAAGCAGCCCTGAGCAAAGAGGAAATCGAGACATCGGTGCGGGCCGACCAGCAAGTCCTCCAGACGGGCGAGCAGCTCACCATTCAAACCTCGGTGAAGCTGGCTAATGGCGAAGTGCGCTGGTACCAGACCGTACGCTGCCCGCTGGTGCTGGCCGATGGCACGGCCCAGGTACTCGGCGTGAGCACCGACATCACGGACCTCAAGAACGCCCAGCACGCAGCCGAAGCGGCGGCCACGTCCCGCGAGAATTTCCTGGCCAACATGAGCCACGAAATCCGCACGCCGCTAAATGGCGTGCTGGGCATGACCAACCTGCTGGTCAAGACCGGCCTCAACGAGCAGCAGCGCAACTACACCGCCATCATTCAGCATTCGGGGCGCCACCTGCTCAATGTGGTAAACGACGTGCTCGACATGGCCAAAATCACCTCCGGCAAGCTGGATTTGGAACAGTCGGCCTTCAACCTCTGCGATTCGATGGGCAAGGCGGCCGAGCCGCTGGTGATACAGGCGCAGGAAAAGGGCATCCGGGTGGTGGGCACGCTGCTGCGCGACTCCTGCCCCCTGCCGTGGGTGGTGGGCGATTCGTACCGGCTCAACCAGATTCTGATTAACCTGCTATCGAACGCCATCAAGTTTACGCCGTCGGGCGGCACGGTGTCGGTGGGCGGGTACTTTGTGAGCGAAACCGAGGACACCCTTACCACCGAGTTCCGGGTGACGGACAGCGGCATTGGCATTGCGCCCGACAAGTTGGAGAGCATTTTCCAGGAGTTTACCCAGGCCTACGCCGACACCACCCGGCAGTTTGGGGGCACCGGCCTGGGCCTGAGCATCAGCCGGGCGCTGGTGGCCCAGATGGGGGGCCGGCTCACGGTGCAAAGCCAGTACGGGCAAGGCAGCTCGTTTTCGTTCATTACGACCCTGCCCAAAGCCAGCGCCGAGGCCCGCCGTACGGCCATGGCTCCCATTGTGCCGGTGCAGGAAGCGGCCGTGCGCGGCCGCCGCGTGCTGCTGGTAGAAGACAACCCCGTGAACCGCGAAGTAGCCCAACTGCTGCTGGAAAGCCACGGCGTAATCGTCGACGAAGCCGCCAGCGGCGTCGAAGCCCTGGTGCTATTCGAGCAGAGCCGCTACGACGTCATCCTCATGGACATCCAGATGCCGGGCATGAACGGTCTGGAAGCCACGGCCCACATCCGCGCCTACCCCGATGCCGCGCGGGCCGCCACGCCCATCCTCGCCCTCACGGCCAACGCCTTCCGGGCCGATGCGGAAAAGTACGCCGCCGCGGGCATGAACGACACCCTGTCCAAGCCGTTCGACGAAGCCGAGCTGCTCAGCAAGCTGGCCTCCCTGATTTCGGGCGCCAACGGGCCTTTGGTGGAATTACCGCGCCCGAATTCCCGCCCCGATGCCCCTTCGACGGAGGCACCCGCGCCGCCGAGCGAACCCGCCGCGACGCCAGACGCCAGTCCGGCCGCCGCGCCACCCGAGGAGAAACCACCCTTCGACCTGGCCCTGCTTCACCAAACGGCCCGCGGTAACACGGCCTTCATGAACCGCATCCTGACGTCCTTCCGCACCAACACGCCCGGCAGCGTAGCCGACCTGCGCGCCGCCCAGGCCGCAGGCAACTGGCCCACCGCGGCCGCCGTGGCCCACAAGCTGCGGCCCTCGCTGCAGCTGCTCGGGGCCGCCGGCCTGGCGCCCTGGCTCCAATGCCTGGAGGCCGCCACCAGCTCCGATGCCGAACGCCAAAGCGCAGCCGGCCAGCTGGCGCTGGCGCTGGAAGAGCTGCTGCGCGTGCTGCCGATGGAAGTGCCCGCCTGA
- the rpoN gene encoding RNA polymerase factor sigma-54, with protein sequence MQRLDLKQLLSQKLSPQQIQFIKLLQIPTAELETRIKEEMEVNPALEEDEADDEPEEMERDEDDSDDSDDPDASLDNDENTLDEDFDDRGADQEMADEMPEPELQPKDESPADSEAAPDNTDLDLSDYLNDDEIAGYKMQGDGPGEEEERDTPLADTSGSLMDSLLDQLHFADLDERQEAIGQQLIGSIDGDGYIRRDLSAIANDLAFSQNLEVTVTEIEAVLRVIQGFDPPGIGARDLPECLLLQLERRPQDEATTNAERILTETFDEFSKKHYPRIQQKLDLEDDELKEAINVILKLNPKPGGSGPSGLGKTQYLMPDFILTNDNGVFNLTLNARNAPELRVSPAYTEMFRTYDKAAKKDAKMKEAVTFVKQKLDSAKWFIDAIRQRQNTLLRTMNAIVELQRDFFAEGDEGKLKPMILKDIAQRIGMDISTVSRVANSKSIQTEFGIYPLKYFFSEGIATDSGEDASSREVKSILKELIGKESKERPLSDDKLEKMLNARGYNIARRTVAKYREQLNIPVARLRKEL encoded by the coding sequence ATGCAACGCCTCGACCTTAAACAGCTCCTTTCCCAAAAGCTTAGCCCGCAGCAGATTCAGTTTATTAAGCTGCTGCAGATTCCTACGGCCGAGCTTGAAACCCGCATCAAGGAGGAGATGGAGGTAAACCCCGCCCTGGAAGAGGACGAGGCCGACGACGAGCCCGAGGAAATGGAGCGCGACGAGGACGACAGCGACGACTCAGACGACCCGGATGCGTCCCTCGACAACGACGAAAACACGCTCGACGAAGACTTTGACGACCGCGGCGCCGACCAGGAAATGGCCGACGAAATGCCTGAGCCCGAGCTTCAGCCCAAGGACGAGAGCCCCGCTGACAGCGAAGCCGCGCCCGACAACACCGACCTCGACCTGAGCGACTACCTCAACGACGACGAAATAGCCGGCTACAAGATGCAGGGCGACGGCCCCGGCGAAGAAGAGGAGCGCGACACGCCCCTGGCCGACACCAGCGGCTCGCTCATGGATTCGCTGCTCGACCAGCTCCATTTTGCCGACCTCGACGAGCGCCAGGAGGCCATTGGGCAGCAGCTCATCGGCTCCATCGACGGCGATGGCTACATCCGGCGCGACCTCTCAGCCATTGCCAACGACCTGGCCTTTTCGCAGAATCTGGAAGTGACCGTGACCGAGATTGAGGCCGTGCTGCGCGTGATTCAGGGCTTCGACCCGCCCGGCATCGGCGCGCGCGACCTGCCCGAGTGCCTGCTCCTGCAGCTCGAGCGCCGGCCCCAGGATGAGGCCACCACCAACGCCGAGCGCATTCTCACCGAAACGTTCGACGAGTTCAGCAAGAAGCACTACCCCCGCATTCAGCAGAAATTGGACCTTGAGGACGACGAGCTCAAGGAGGCCATCAACGTCATTCTGAAGCTCAACCCCAAGCCGGGCGGTAGCGGCCCCAGCGGCCTGGGCAAGACCCAGTACCTCATGCCGGACTTCATTTTGACGAATGACAACGGCGTCTTCAACCTGACCCTGAACGCCCGCAATGCCCCCGAACTGCGCGTGAGCCCGGCCTACACCGAGATGTTCCGGACCTACGACAAGGCGGCCAAGAAGGACGCCAAGATGAAGGAAGCCGTGACCTTCGTGAAGCAGAAGCTCGACTCGGCCAAGTGGTTTATCGACGCCATCCGGCAGCGCCAGAACACCTTGCTGCGCACCATGAACGCCATTGTGGAACTGCAGCGCGACTTCTTTGCCGAAGGCGACGAAGGCAAGCTCAAGCCCATGATTCTGAAGGATATTGCCCAGCGCATCGGCATGGACATTTCAACGGTGAGCCGCGTGGCCAACTCCAAGTCCATCCAGACGGAGTTCGGCATCTACCCGCTCAAATACTTCTTCTCCGAAGGCATTGCCACCGACTCGGGCGAGGACGCCAGCAGCCGCGAGGTGAAAAGCATCCTGAAAGAACTGATTGGCAAGGAAAGCAAAGAGCGGCCCCTGAGTGACGACAAGCTGGAAAAGATGCTCAACGCCCGCGGCTACAACATTGCCCGCCGTACCGTGGCCAAGTACCGCGAACAGCTCAATATTCCGGTGGCCCGCCTGCGCAAAGAACTTTAG